The following coding sequences lie in one Actinomyces capricornis genomic window:
- a CDS encoding DUF4242 domain-containing protein, producing MSLYLFEIVPATEQREAAQSVISAIAEAASSVSASVLESQVTSGHGRVFSVVEFDGDPAALGSAVSQGLEATEITGPDEVRLVGAQIEDIRGARGSADYLVEWDIPAEIDMETYLTRKKANSPKYAQVPEVSFLRTYVREDTVKCLCFYDAPDEETVVRAREVVSTPIDRLHALEG from the coding sequence ATGTCCCTGTACCTCTTCGAGATCGTCCCCGCTACCGAGCAGCGCGAGGCGGCCCAGTCGGTGATCTCCGCGATCGCTGAGGCCGCCTCCTCCGTATCCGCCAGCGTTCTGGAGTCCCAGGTCACCTCCGGCCACGGCCGGGTCTTCAGCGTCGTCGAGTTCGACGGCGACCCGGCCGCCCTGGGGTCCGCCGTGAGCCAGGGCCTGGAGGCCACCGAGATCACCGGCCCCGACGAGGTCCGCCTGGTCGGCGCCCAGATCGAGGACATCCGCGGTGCGCGGGGCTCGGCCGACTACCTGGTGGAGTGGGATATCCCCGCCGAGATCGACATGGAGACCTACCTGACGCGCAAGAAGGCGAACTCCCCGAAGTACGCCCAGGTGCCCGAGGTCTCCTTCCTGCGCACCTACGTGCGCGAGGACACCGTCAAGTGCCTGTGCTTCTACGACGCCCCCGATGAGGAGACCGTCGTGCGGGCCCGCGAGGTGGTCTCCACCCCGATCGACCGTCTGCACGCGCTGGAGGGCTGA
- the pulA gene encoding pullulanase-type alpha-1,6-glucosidase, with protein sequence MAFTYTMTRTLEHTMADPALAGADELRAYWVDPLTLAWPLSLLPFGMAREDVVADGRPVEGSDLRFTLVTAAQGGAAVIDGELHGADGLPEPARTRLRVAGNLTETIRSRHPNLEGYIALSLADAGGAPAMSPQEVREALTGQVALLQEVARPEGGWSADAFTGVQTAIVLDALYAGAAAEARLGVTFDGAGPRFGLWAPTAQEAALLTWETGDPSGSAPLVEGQGLRTPAIRGEDGCWTVANEAATITAGCQYLWEVRVYVPSTGRVEVNLVTDPYSAALTMDSARSVALDLALPELAPRQWATTPAPRAPNDASRAIYELHLRDFSVLDERVPAELRGTYQAFTVSDSHGMRHLRELAQAGLSSVHLLPTFDIATIPESRAEQAVPQIPAAGPASTEQQAAVGAVAERDAYNWGYDPLHWMVPEGSYATDGHQDGGARTIQFRQMVGALHAAGLEVILDQVYNHTAAHGQDPSSVLDRVVPGYYHRLDAVGRVTNSTCCSNIATENAMSERLMIDSVVWWARHYRIDGFRFDLMGHHSRATMERVRAALNALTLEDDGVDGASIYLYGEGWNFGEVAYNALFIQATQGQLGGTGIGTFNDRLRDAVHGGGPFDPDHRTYQGFGTGLLTQASGHDPRSRQEQAADLAHRTDLVKVALAGNLRDFRLPLSDGTVRPGGELAYNGMGAGYAADPQESVNYVDAHDNETLYDLLVLKLPQGLPMAERVRMNTVCLATTALGQSPSFWGAGVELLRSKSLDRDSYNSGDWFNAIDYSGQDNGFGRGLPAASRNESSWWVQGPLLEDERLRPSPQHIAAAKAQAMDLLRLRASTPLFWLGDAELVRTKLSFPGSGPGAPAGVITMLIDDTLGPDIDPALDGVLVVINASGTWVGQTLVEVAGRRFTLSQVQAEGADDVVRTAVFDPGSGAVGVPARTAAVFTETSAPPR encoded by the coding sequence ATGGCCTTCACATACACGATGACCCGCACCCTGGAGCACACGATGGCCGACCCCGCCCTGGCCGGCGCCGACGAACTGCGCGCCTACTGGGTCGACCCCCTCACCCTGGCCTGGCCCCTGTCCCTCCTGCCCTTCGGGATGGCCCGCGAGGACGTCGTCGCCGACGGACGGCCAGTGGAGGGCTCCGATCTGCGCTTTACCCTCGTCACCGCCGCCCAGGGAGGCGCCGCCGTCATCGACGGCGAGCTGCACGGCGCCGACGGCCTGCCCGAGCCGGCCCGCACCCGCCTGAGGGTCGCCGGGAACCTCACCGAGACCATCCGCTCCCGGCACCCCAACCTGGAGGGGTACATCGCCCTGAGCCTGGCCGACGCCGGGGGTGCCCCCGCCATGAGCCCTCAGGAGGTGCGCGAGGCCCTCACCGGGCAGGTCGCCCTCCTCCAGGAGGTGGCCCGCCCGGAGGGGGGCTGGAGCGCGGATGCCTTCACCGGGGTGCAGACCGCCATCGTCCTGGACGCCCTCTACGCCGGAGCGGCGGCCGAGGCCCGCCTGGGTGTCACCTTCGACGGGGCGGGCCCACGCTTCGGCCTGTGGGCGCCCACGGCCCAGGAGGCGGCCCTGCTGACCTGGGAGACCGGAGACCCCAGCGGCTCGGCTCCTCTGGTCGAGGGCCAGGGCCTGCGCACCCCGGCGATCCGCGGTGAGGACGGGTGCTGGACGGTGGCCAATGAGGCAGCCACCATCACCGCCGGCTGCCAGTACCTGTGGGAAGTCCGCGTCTACGTGCCCTCCACCGGGCGGGTCGAGGTCAACCTCGTCACCGACCCCTACAGTGCGGCCCTGACCATGGACTCGGCACGATCGGTGGCACTCGACCTCGCCCTGCCCGAGCTGGCGCCCCGCCAGTGGGCCACCACCCCCGCCCCCCGCGCCCCCAACGACGCCTCCCGGGCCATCTACGAGCTGCACCTGCGTGACTTCTCCGTCCTCGACGAGCGCGTCCCCGCCGAGCTGCGCGGCACCTACCAGGCCTTCACCGTCAGCGACTCCCACGGCATGCGCCATCTGCGCGAGCTCGCCCAGGCGGGGCTGTCCTCCGTCCATCTCCTGCCGACCTTCGACATCGCCACCATCCCCGAGAGCCGCGCCGAGCAGGCCGTCCCCCAGATCCCGGCGGCCGGCCCCGCCTCCACCGAGCAGCAGGCGGCCGTGGGCGCAGTGGCCGAGCGCGACGCCTACAACTGGGGCTACGACCCCCTGCACTGGATGGTCCCCGAGGGCTCCTACGCCACCGACGGCCACCAGGACGGCGGCGCCCGGACCATCCAGTTCCGCCAGATGGTGGGGGCACTGCATGCGGCCGGGCTGGAGGTCATCCTCGACCAGGTCTACAACCACACCGCCGCCCACGGCCAGGACCCCAGCAGCGTCCTGGACCGGGTGGTGCCCGGCTACTACCACCGCCTCGACGCCGTGGGGCGGGTGACCAACTCGACCTGCTGCTCCAATATCGCCACCGAGAACGCCATGAGCGAGAGACTCATGATCGACTCGGTGGTCTGGTGGGCCCGGCACTACCGGATCGACGGCTTCCGCTTCGATCTCATGGGCCACCACTCGCGCGCCACCATGGAGCGGGTGCGCGCCGCCCTCAATGCCCTGACCCTGGAGGACGACGGGGTGGACGGGGCCTCGATCTACCTCTACGGGGAGGGCTGGAACTTCGGGGAGGTGGCCTACAACGCGCTGTTCATCCAGGCCACCCAGGGCCAGCTCGGCGGCACCGGGATCGGGACCTTCAACGACCGCCTGCGCGACGCCGTCCACGGCGGGGGGCCCTTCGACCCCGACCACCGCACCTATCAGGGCTTCGGCACCGGGCTGCTCACCCAGGCCAGCGGGCACGACCCCCGCTCCCGCCAGGAGCAGGCCGCCGACCTCGCCCACCGCACCGACCTGGTCAAGGTGGCCCTGGCCGGCAACCTGCGTGATTTCCGACTGCCCCTGTCTGACGGCACGGTGCGCCCCGGCGGCGAGCTGGCCTACAACGGCATGGGCGCCGGGTACGCCGCCGACCCCCAGGAGAGCGTCAACTACGTCGACGCCCACGACAACGAGACCCTCTACGACCTGCTGGTCCTCAAGCTCCCCCAGGGCCTGCCCATGGCCGAGCGGGTGCGTATGAACACCGTGTGCCTGGCCACCACCGCCCTGGGCCAGTCCCCCTCCTTCTGGGGGGCCGGCGTGGAGCTGCTGCGCAGCAAATCCCTGGACCGCGACTCCTACAACTCGGGGGACTGGTTCAACGCCATCGACTACTCCGGCCAGGACAACGGCTTCGGCCGGGGACTGCCGGCCGCCTCCCGCAACGAGTCGAGCTGGTGGGTCCAGGGCCCGCTGCTGGAGGACGAGCGGCTGCGCCCCAGCCCCCAGCACATCGCCGCCGCCAAGGCCCAGGCCATGGACCTGCTGCGGCTGCGCGCCTCCACGCCCCTGTTCTGGCTGGGCGACGCCGAGCTGGTGCGCACCAAGCTGAGCTTCCCCGGCTCCGGGCCGGGGGCGCCCGCCGGCGTCATCACCATGCTCATCGACGACACCCTGGGCCCGGATATCGACCCGGCCCTCGACGGCGTGCTCGTGGTGATCAACGCCTCGGGCACCTGGGTGGGCCAGACCCTCGTGGAGGTCGCGGGGCGGCGCTTCACCCTGTCCCAGGTCCAGGCCGAGGGGGCCGACGACGTCGTGCGCACCGCCGTCTTCGACCCCGGCTCCGGCGCGGTGGGCGTCCCGGCCCGCACGGCTGCCGTCTTCACCGAGACCAGCGCGCCCCCGCGGTGA
- a CDS encoding ArsR/SmtB family transcription factor: MSAQAGETEENRWADLERRVAVLEEAVRGWGRPGGPGRAGAGPVGEQEPSGPQAGAAGAAPSSASVPEPEALWALKGLHERVGDPGAVMLLGHVLLPSGTRAEWQEGALSAELLEAEWQDCAEALASLGHPVRLSILRRILVTPATAQELVGEDGVGTSGQVYHHLRQLTATGWLRSAGGGRYEVPVARVIPLLATILGARR, translated from the coding sequence ATGAGTGCGCAGGCCGGGGAGACTGAGGAGAACCGCTGGGCGGACCTGGAGCGGCGGGTCGCCGTGCTGGAGGAGGCCGTCCGGGGGTGGGGGCGGCCGGGCGGCCCGGGACGCGCCGGGGCGGGGCCGGTGGGGGAGCAGGAGCCATCCGGGCCGCAGGCCGGGGCGGCGGGCGCCGCGCCGTCGTCGGCCTCAGTGCCCGAGCCCGAGGCGCTCTGGGCCCTCAAGGGTCTGCATGAGCGCGTCGGGGATCCCGGCGCCGTCATGCTGCTGGGCCATGTGCTGCTGCCCAGCGGGACCCGTGCCGAGTGGCAGGAGGGGGCGCTGAGCGCCGAGCTGCTGGAGGCCGAGTGGCAGGACTGCGCCGAGGCGCTGGCCTCCCTGGGGCATCCGGTGCGACTGAGCATCCTGCGGCGCATCCTGGTGACGCCCGCCACCGCCCAGGAGCTGGTGGGGGAAGATGGGGTGGGCACGAGCGGGCAGGTCTACCACCACCTGCGCCAGCTCACCGCGACCGGGTGGCTGCGCTCGGCCGGCGGCGGGCGCTACGAGGTGCCGGTGGCCCGCGTCATTCCCCTGCTGGCCACCATCCTGGGAGCCCGGCGATGA
- a CDS encoding M23 family metallopeptidase, with protein MSWLQRSLGTIRRGISRWTDWWFRLLLIAMLLVLLSRHVIVEVPAGVGLIVIVICVVLVYIRPPASGRSPVRVGAPVRGAWAALNSPGQAVPSHGTRVYGQAYAVDLYQLTPGTPRRLGWSLRGRPPEDSPCFGQPVLAVAPGRVVVASHSQRDHRSRSTWPLLVGMLTIEAFLRQLAGVGWILGNHVIVEHEDEQGPYFSVYAHLRRGSLRVRAGERVEAGQQLAQVGSTGNSSEPHLHIHLMDRPRLAEASGVPWLFDWESEESPARDPRLPERPPRRTALAGMPTNGQVFHPL; from the coding sequence ATGAGCTGGCTCCAGAGGAGCCTGGGGACGATCCGGCGAGGCATCAGCCGGTGGACCGACTGGTGGTTCCGCCTGCTTCTCATCGCCATGCTCCTCGTGCTCCTCTCGCGCCACGTCATCGTCGAGGTGCCGGCGGGCGTCGGCCTCATCGTGATCGTCATCTGCGTCGTGCTGGTGTACATCAGGCCGCCGGCCAGCGGGCGCTCACCGGTGAGGGTGGGCGCACCCGTGCGTGGGGCCTGGGCGGCCCTCAACAGCCCCGGTCAGGCCGTCCCCTCTCACGGGACCAGGGTCTACGGGCAGGCCTACGCCGTCGATCTCTACCAGCTCACTCCGGGCACCCCCCGGCGTCTGGGCTGGTCTCTGCGGGGCAGGCCGCCTGAGGACTCCCCCTGCTTCGGGCAGCCGGTCCTGGCCGTGGCGCCGGGGCGCGTGGTCGTGGCCTCGCACTCCCAGCGCGATCACCGATCCCGCAGCACCTGGCCGCTGCTGGTCGGGATGCTCACCATCGAGGCCTTCCTTCGTCAGTTGGCCGGGGTCGGCTGGATCCTGGGCAACCATGTCATCGTCGAGCACGAGGATGAGCAGGGCCCCTACTTCTCCGTCTACGCCCACCTGCGCCGGGGTTCGCTGCGGGTGCGCGCGGGGGAGCGGGTGGAGGCGGGCCAGCAGTTGGCCCAGGTGGGCAGCACGGGCAACAGCTCCGAGCCCCACCTGCACATCCACCTCATGGACCGGCCTCGCCTCGCGGAGGCCTCGGGCGTCCCCTGGCTCTTCGACTGGGAGTCAGAGGAGAGCCCGGCCCGCGACCCGCGCCTGCCCGAGCGCCCGCCCCGGCGCACCGCCCTGGCGGGCATGCCCACCAACGGCCAGGTCTTCCACCCCCTCTAA
- a CDS encoding MFS transporter, whose product MSSPAPVDSGLSMYTSLLRIPHAARSAVFGVVGQLPFPLLGMGLLIGIRDGYHSYTLAGVVSGVMALTSAITAPVVGRLVDAHGQRRVGLPVALLWIAAIALMSTALALHLPPWAIVACGVLLGTSVPFSSMLRARWTHVLRTQPGRLNSALSLTSTFEELMWVIGNPLATTLAVSVALLSPFAGAMAAIALAIWGFLLDSSIEPPASGARRPDDGARSPRTRPAPQAARATRGGLLSPGLAGLMAILVAYGAFIAALNLSVVAMTKEIGRPGASGAIIACFSAASMVGALGYGARTWASSLMRRFYAGLTVVALASAALPLVNGLWGTAAILMVAGLAHAPTVVNVNQLLIRMTPPQRLTEAMALLGSMFVVGMAVSNLVTGRVVDAWGAQAGFVTLSAFAVTGLVIGLAAMAPIRTAASQPVLRADDGAPEPLP is encoded by the coding sequence ATGAGCAGTCCCGCGCCAGTCGACAGCGGCCTGAGCATGTACACCTCCCTGCTGAGGATCCCGCACGCCGCGCGCTCAGCCGTCTTCGGCGTCGTGGGGCAGCTGCCCTTCCCGCTGCTGGGCATGGGGCTGCTCATCGGCATCCGGGACGGCTACCACTCCTACACCCTGGCGGGCGTGGTCTCCGGGGTGATGGCCCTGACCTCCGCGATCACCGCCCCCGTGGTGGGCCGGCTCGTGGATGCCCACGGCCAGCGGCGCGTGGGGCTTCCCGTGGCGCTGCTGTGGATTGCCGCGATCGCACTGATGAGCACCGCCCTGGCGCTCCACCTGCCCCCGTGGGCGATCGTGGCCTGCGGCGTCCTGCTGGGCACCTCGGTGCCCTTCTCCTCGATGCTGCGGGCGCGCTGGACCCATGTGCTGCGCACGCAGCCCGGGCGGCTGAACTCCGCACTGTCGCTGACCTCCACCTTCGAGGAGCTCATGTGGGTCATCGGCAACCCGCTGGCCACCACCCTGGCGGTGAGCGTGGCGCTCCTGTCCCCCTTCGCCGGAGCCATGGCGGCCATCGCCCTGGCCATCTGGGGCTTCCTGCTGGACAGCAGCATCGAGCCTCCCGCCTCGGGCGCCAGAAGGCCCGACGACGGCGCTCGCAGCCCCCGCACCCGTCCCGCCCCGCAGGCGGCCCGTGCGACGAGGGGCGGCCTGCTCTCCCCGGGGCTGGCAGGCCTCATGGCGATCCTGGTGGCCTACGGCGCCTTCATCGCCGCCCTCAACCTCTCCGTGGTCGCCATGACCAAGGAGATCGGCCGTCCCGGCGCCTCGGGAGCGATCATCGCCTGCTTCTCGGCGGCCTCCATGGTGGGGGCATTGGGCTATGGGGCGCGCACCTGGGCCTCCTCGCTGATGCGGCGCTTCTATGCGGGCCTGACGGTGGTGGCCCTGGCCTCGGCGGCCCTACCGCTGGTCAACGGGCTGTGGGGCACCGCCGCGATCCTCATGGTGGCCGGCCTGGCCCACGCCCCCACGGTCGTCAACGTCAACCAGCTCCTTATCCGCATGACGCCGCCGCAGCGCCTCACCGAGGCGATGGCCCTGCTGGGCTCGATGTTCGTGGTGGGCATGGCGGTCTCCAACCTGGTCACCGGCCGGGTGGTGGACGCCTGGGGCGCCCAGGCCGGTTTCGTGACACTGTCCGCCTTCGCGGTCACGGGCCTGGTCATCGGCCTGGCGGCAATGGCCCCGATCCGCACCGCCGCCTCACAGCCGGTCCTCAGGGCCGACGACGGCGCCCCGGAGCCGCTGCCGTAG
- a CDS encoding response regulator transcription factor yields the protein MIRLGLTDDEPLFAAGLAMLLGAQPDMEVVWQAGDGHEALSRHAADPVDVLLLDVQMPVLDGLATTRELVARGAPGRVVILTTFDTDGYVLGAIEAGAAGFLLKNTPPQELIAAVRTVHQGDSVISPGPTRRLLTAVRAGQVGGGGSPGTGVGDPDSAPHGQAGLAVGQQEAAVEAQQAVAALTGREREILALIALGLTNQEICDREWLSMATVKTHVSHLLAKTGCRDRVQLVLLALRTGVIDLAEVLTGP from the coding sequence GTGATCCGCCTGGGGCTGACCGATGATGAGCCGCTCTTCGCCGCGGGACTGGCGATGCTGCTGGGGGCGCAGCCGGATATGGAGGTGGTCTGGCAGGCCGGTGACGGCCACGAGGCGCTGAGCCGGCATGCCGCCGACCCCGTGGATGTGCTGCTCCTGGATGTCCAGATGCCGGTTCTCGATGGGCTGGCCACCACCCGCGAGCTGGTGGCCCGCGGGGCGCCGGGGCGGGTGGTCATCCTCACCACCTTCGATACCGATGGCTACGTACTGGGGGCGATCGAGGCCGGTGCGGCGGGATTCCTGCTGAAGAACACCCCGCCCCAGGAGCTCATCGCGGCGGTGCGCACCGTCCACCAGGGGGATTCGGTCATCTCCCCCGGACCCACCCGCCGCCTGCTCACCGCGGTGCGCGCCGGGCAGGTGGGAGGGGGCGGCAGCCCGGGTACCGGCGTCGGCGATCCGGACTCGGCTCCCCATGGCCAGGCCGGCCTGGCTGTGGGACAGCAGGAGGCTGCGGTTGAGGCGCAGCAGGCGGTGGCGGCCCTGACCGGGCGGGAGCGGGAGATCCTGGCGCTCATCGCGCTGGGGCTGACCAATCAGGAGATCTGCGACCGGGAGTGGCTGTCCATGGCGACGGTCAAGACGCATGTGAGCCACCTGCTGGCCAAGACCGGCTGCCGCGACCGCGTCCAGCTGGTGCTGCTGGCCCTGCGGACCGGGGTCATCGACCTGGCCGAGGTCCTCACCGGACCCTGA
- a CDS encoding ABC transporter ATP-binding protein, which translates to MSTAHAFPVSRQVAPGIPGGPGTTGPTLLAPPGPAPGAAYPPVGPAPAALHPPTARADSDAVILTHDLTKAFGRRTVVEGLDLVVPRGAVYGFLGPNGSGKSTTMKMLLGLLAPTRGQIAVLGRPFNAATRPAIMARTGSMIESPPGYGHLTGAENMRIAARMLGLTDRQVDRALALVRLSEHKDRLVRTYSLGMKQRLGVALALVREPELLILDEPTNGLDPAGIEEVRRLLVDLAGEGVTVMVSSHLLDEIDRMASVLGILAGGRMVFQGTRAQLMERSVPDILVVTPTPRSVLDPRILAGLVLAPGQGADGARPEAGPRLTDEGVLLPGLSNDAVAELIGRLATAGVALHEVRRQTQSLEDVFMDLTGRGGVL; encoded by the coding sequence ATGAGCACAGCACACGCCTTCCCCGTCAGCAGGCAGGTCGCCCCCGGCATCCCCGGTGGTCCCGGCACGACCGGACCTACCCTCCTGGCCCCGCCCGGCCCTGCCCCCGGAGCCGCCTATCCGCCTGTCGGGCCCGCGCCCGCGGCCCTCCACCCGCCCACCGCGAGGGCCGACAGTGACGCCGTCATCCTCACCCATGACCTGACCAAGGCCTTCGGCCGGCGCACCGTGGTGGAGGGCCTGGACCTGGTGGTCCCGCGCGGCGCCGTCTACGGCTTCCTGGGCCCCAACGGGTCGGGCAAGTCCACCACGATGAAGATGCTCCTGGGACTGCTGGCCCCCACCCGCGGCCAGATCGCCGTCCTGGGCCGGCCCTTCAACGCCGCCACCCGGCCCGCGATCATGGCCCGCACCGGCTCGATGATCGAGAGCCCGCCCGGCTACGGGCACCTGACCGGGGCGGAGAACATGCGCATCGCCGCCCGCATGCTGGGGCTCACCGACCGCCAGGTGGACCGCGCCCTGGCCCTGGTGCGCTTGAGCGAGCACAAGGACCGCCTCGTGCGCACCTACTCCCTGGGCATGAAGCAGCGCCTGGGCGTGGCCCTGGCCCTCGTGCGCGAGCCCGAGCTGCTCATCCTGGACGAGCCCACCAACGGCCTGGATCCCGCGGGCATCGAGGAGGTGCGCCGCCTGCTGGTGGATCTGGCCGGCGAGGGGGTCACCGTCATGGTCTCCAGCCACCTGCTGGACGAGATCGACCGCATGGCCTCGGTCCTGGGCATCCTCGCGGGCGGGCGCATGGTCTTCCAGGGCACGCGCGCCCAGCTCATGGAGCGCTCCGTCCCCGACATCCTCGTGGTCACCCCCACACCGCGCTCCGTCCTGGACCCGCGGATCCTGGCCGGGCTCGTGCTCGCCCCGGGGCAGGGCGCCGACGGCGCCAGGCCGGAGGCCGGGCCCCGGCTCACCGACGAGGGGGTCCTGCTGCCGGGTCTGTCCAATGACGCCGTCGCCGAGCTCATCGGGCGCCTGGCCACCGCCGGGGTGGCGCTGCACGAGGTGCGGCGCCAGACCCAGAGCCTGGAGGACGTCTTCATGGACCTCACCGGCCGGGGAGGCGTGCTCTGA
- a CDS encoding sensor histidine kinase produces the protein MSTMGDPRGAGRGTARPPLRACLPDLVVALLLIWPTILNGPRPSPLLAPQAATALYLVLLAVCCTAIAARRLAPLAGVLVIGTSLVVHLVAFSDLSILMILAGLIAVETTQSRLDPPWRWILLAGAALGASVAVLRGLYLVGGEPGRAPLLLASAWMAVALAAFVGAWRRRGRDRFEQALERAAVLEAQQATERRLAVAEERQRIARDVHDLLGHSLSVIAMQAEGARAILAADPEAADRALAVIGETSRRSVDEVHALVDVLRSDDAPSASPCGTVAGLPGQAGGTASAQGGAGSPAAPAGDAAGDEAAAGGIAASKDAPGEGSAGGGAIGTVSSAVSAVRQPTGQEGGTEPHALMGPGPAPSSTGALGGASGTGEDDDVVEALVRLVRQARRAGAPVRLRLDAAERGAPSIPAAAGLVLERAAQEALTNALRHAPGAAVRVELAVTGEGAELTVTNAAASGAGQSRPGSGPPPEPVAEGPSGGGRAAEHPRGRGGFGLIAMRERVVAAGGALSAGPTSSGGWQVRARLPLAGPGAPSASPAPPASAAPSSSARPGTGSGRGGRIGALS, from the coding sequence ATGTCGACCATGGGAGACCCGCGCGGCGCGGGCAGAGGAACCGCCCGCCCGCCTCTGCGCGCCTGCCTGCCGGATCTGGTCGTGGCCCTGCTCCTGATCTGGCCGACGATCCTCAACGGTCCCAGGCCCTCGCCCCTCCTGGCCCCGCAGGCGGCCACCGCCCTCTACCTGGTGCTCCTGGCCGTGTGCTGCACGGCGATCGCGGCGCGGCGCCTAGCACCCCTGGCCGGCGTGCTGGTCATCGGCACCAGCCTGGTCGTCCACCTCGTCGCCTTCTCGGACCTGTCCATCCTCATGATCCTCGCCGGCCTCATCGCGGTGGAGACCACGCAGTCCCGGCTGGACCCGCCCTGGCGCTGGATTCTCCTGGCGGGGGCGGCCCTGGGGGCCTCGGTTGCGGTCCTGCGGGGGCTCTACCTCGTCGGCGGCGAGCCGGGCCGTGCGCCGCTCCTCCTGGCGAGCGCATGGATGGCGGTGGCCCTGGCGGCCTTCGTGGGGGCATGGCGACGGCGCGGCAGGGACCGCTTCGAGCAGGCCCTGGAGCGCGCCGCGGTGCTGGAGGCCCAGCAGGCCACCGAGCGGCGCCTGGCGGTGGCCGAGGAGCGCCAGCGCATCGCCCGCGACGTCCACGACCTGCTGGGCCACTCCCTGTCGGTCATCGCCATGCAGGCCGAGGGCGCACGCGCCATTCTCGCCGCCGATCCCGAGGCCGCCGATCGCGCCCTGGCCGTCATCGGCGAGACCTCCCGGCGCTCGGTCGATGAGGTGCACGCCCTGGTCGATGTGCTGCGCTCCGACGACGCCCCTTCCGCCTCCCCCTGCGGGACCGTGGCCGGCCTTCCGGGGCAGGCCGGCGGGACGGCCTCTGCTCAGGGTGGTGCCGGCTCGCCTGCCGCCCCCGCAGGGGACGCCGCAGGGGACGAGGCCGCGGCAGGCGGAATCGCGGCGAGCAAGGACGCGCCGGGCGAGGGCTCAGCTGGCGGAGGCGCCATCGGCACGGTGAGCAGCGCGGTGAGTGCGGTGCGGCAGCCCACCGGTCAGGAGGGCGGGACCGAGCCTCACGCCCTCATGGGGCCCGGCCCTGCGCCGTCGAGCACCGGTGCGCTGGGCGGCGCCAGCGGGACTGGTGAGGATGACGACGTCGTCGAGGCCCTGGTGCGCCTGGTGCGGCAAGCCCGCAGGGCCGGTGCGCCAGTGAGGCTGAGGCTGGATGCCGCTGAGCGCGGGGCGCCGTCGATCCCAGCGGCGGCCGGGCTGGTGCTGGAGCGGGCGGCGCAGGAGGCGCTGACCAATGCGCTGCGGCACGCGCCCGGCGCGGCGGTGCGGGTCGAGCTGGCGGTGACGGGGGAGGGCGCCGAGCTGACGGTGACCAACGCGGCCGCCAGTGGGGCCGGCCAGTCCAGGCCGGGCAGTGGGCCTCCCCCGGAGCCCGTCGCGGAGGGCCCCTCGGGTGGTGGGCGAGCGGCCGAGCACCCCCGCGGGCGGGGCGGCTTCGGCCTCATCGCCATGCGGGAGCGGGTGGTGGCCGCCGGCGGCGCCCTCAGCGCCGGGCCGACCTCCAGCGGCGGCTGGCAGGTGCGGGCGCGCCTGCCCCTGGCCGGGCCCGGCGCCCCTTCTGCGAGCCCTGCCCCGCCCGCGAGCGCCGCCCCGTCCAGCAGTGCCCGGCCTGGCACGGGCTCGGGCCGGGGTGGCCGGATAGGAGCGCTGTCATGA
- a CDS encoding ABC transporter permease: MAVTALPSPAVPGASLPDHAPLSPAAGAPAGRARCRPGPGPLGSVRIEIAKMRRLRTLPVALALVGAIVAMSSAGLFSSSARAGFTDPTALPWAGLLLNTAFTNAMIGPVMVAVLASRQTEIEHSGAGWNLAATAGLTPGALCRVKVAALGLVLIPAVLAQSAALVAVGRAVGISVPLDAGQWAVYTLMLIGVDMAMCAFHVWLAAVVDNQLVGVGAGLLGGFVASFMLLAPPWLARLLPWGYYAVITNARFVQDGERFGVVYSPAPLGWVVGFLALAALAFTIATRRLDRLER, from the coding sequence ATGGCTGTCACCGCTCTGCCGAGCCCCGCCGTGCCGGGAGCCTCCCTCCCGGACCACGCCCCGCTGAGCCCTGCGGCCGGCGCACCCGCGGGCCGCGCCCGGTGCCGCCCGGGCCCCGGCCCCCTGGGCTCCGTGCGCATCGAGATCGCCAAGATGCGCCGCCTGCGCACCCTGCCGGTGGCCCTGGCCCTCGTGGGCGCCATCGTTGCCATGAGCAGCGCGGGCCTGTTCTCCTCCTCCGCCCGGGCCGGGTTCACCGACCCGACCGCCCTACCCTGGGCTGGGCTCCTGCTCAACACCGCCTTCACCAACGCCATGATCGGGCCGGTGATGGTCGCCGTCCTGGCCAGCCGGCAGACGGAGATCGAGCACTCCGGCGCGGGCTGGAACCTGGCGGCCACCGCCGGCCTGACCCCGGGCGCCCTGTGCCGGGTCAAGGTGGCGGCCCTCGGCCTCGTCCTCATCCCGGCCGTGCTCGCCCAGAGCGCGGCCCTGGTGGCCGTGGGCCGGGCCGTGGGCATCTCCGTGCCCCTCGACGCCGGGCAGTGGGCGGTCTACACGCTCATGCTCATCGGCGTGGATATGGCCATGTGCGCCTTCCACGTGTGGCTGGCCGCCGTCGTGGACAACCAGCTGGTGGGCGTGGGGGCGGGCCTCCTGGGCGGCTTCGTCGCCTCCTTCATGCTGCTGGCGCCCCCGTGGCTGGCGCGGCTGCTGCCCTGGGGCTACTACGCCGTCATCACCAACGCGCGCTTCGTGCAGGACGGCGAGCGCTTCGGCGTCGTCTACTCCCCGGCTCCCCTGGGCTGGGTGGTGGGCTTCCTGGCCCTGGCCGCCCTCGCCTTCACCATCG